Proteins from a single region of Ensifer adhaerens:
- a CDS encoding ribbon-helix-helix domain-containing protein, giving the protein MIRKHSATLHGHRTSFSLEDAFWQELKEIAVARAMPLAQLIAEIDDERSPDSNLSSALRVYVFEWLKSKIVPSSRDET; this is encoded by the coding sequence ATGATCCGCAAGCACTCCGCGACCCTGCACGGCCACCGCACCAGCTTCTCGCTCGAGGATGCCTTCTGGCAGGAGTTGAAAGAGATCGCTGTGGCAAGGGCTATGCCGCTTGCCCAGCTCATCGCCGAGATCGACGACGAGCGCAGCCCCGACAGCAACCTTTCCTCGGCCCTGCGGGTCTATGTGTTCGAATGGCTGAAATCGAAGATCGTGCCATCGTCGCGCGACGAGACCTGA
- a CDS encoding DUF4169 family protein produces MTGDVVNLRQFRKRRERTEKERQAEQNRISFGRTKAEKSLTKALNDKAETRLDQGRIEPPTKDEGGDSKD; encoded by the coding sequence ATGACCGGCGACGTCGTCAATCTGCGCCAGTTCCGCAAGCGCCGTGAGCGCACGGAAAAGGAAAGGCAGGCCGAACAGAACCGTATCTCCTTCGGCCGAACCAAGGCCGAAAAATCCCTGACGAAAGCGCTGAACGACAAGGCCGAGACCCGCCTCGACCAGGGCCGTATCGAGCCGCCGACCAAGGACGAAGGCGGCGACAGCAAGGACTGA